A single window of Vigna unguiculata cultivar IT97K-499-35 chromosome 1, ASM411807v1, whole genome shotgun sequence DNA harbors:
- the LOC114164927 gene encoding receptor-like protein 43, producing MTFIISQFSVLLLSLFGAFTFQKIVCNNLSQVRCNEKDRETLEMFKEGVIDPSNNLLTWSTQQDCCQWKGVHCDNTTSRVTKLDLSQQFLQGEIKLSLLELQFLYHLDLSCNKFNVISIPPTQNNVIFGSNLHYLDLYALDISLEDHISMDNLDWLSQLSSLRYLNLGFIDLHEETNWLLAMPPSLSVLHLSKCQLTNISPTLKHVNLTSLVTLDLSYNHFNSELPHWLFNLSRDVSYLKLKDNSFYGEIPSSLFNYQNLEYLDLSGNMFSGSIPFTLGNLTYLVVLCIGYNSFSGIISEMHFSRLHNLEELDLSKTRFHFSPEWIPLFQLKRLYLDDTNQGPQFPPWIYTQKSLSHLCMSSSKISYVEEEKFRGLIASIDDRIDLSNNSIRGMLPHLSPKVKYVDFSQNSFTGSIPHAWKNLKHLVLISLWNNDLFGEALMILSCLTRLAVINLEKNDFFGAIPNNMSRKLEVVILRSNKFEGSIPPQLFLLSNLIHLDLAHNKLSGSIPQITYNTKEMIVDHYYAPLLVDDSNIDFYEKGQVYECKLDFNRRTIDLSANKISGEIPTELFRLIRVQTLNLSYNHLTGTIPKTIGGMKNLESLDLSNNKLFGEIPENMANLSFLSYLNLSCNNFSGQIPIGTQLQSFGVSSYNGNPELCGAPLTKCSMEKNVVNTIQHRINKDGEFDEESVYLGMGVGFAVGFCGVFASLVIFRKWRQLLSIAQSNV from the exons ATGACCTTTATTATATCACAATTTTCGGTTCTTTTGCTTTCCCTTTTTGGTGCTTTTACATTCCAAAAGATTGTGTGCAACAATCTGAGCCAGGTTCGGTGCAATGAGAAGGACCGAGAAACGTTGGAAATGTTCAAAGAGGGTGTTATTGATCCATCCAACAACCTCCTCACATGGTCCACTCAACAAGACTGTTGTCAATGGAAAGGAGTTCATTGTGACAACACCACAAGCAGAGTTACAAAACTTGACCTATCCCAACAATTTCTACAAGGTGAAATCAAGTTATCTCTTTTGGAACTTCAATTTCTATATCATTTGGATTTGAGCTGCAACAAGTTTAATGTTATTAGCATTCCACCAACTCAGAACAATGTCATATTTGGCTCTAACCTCCATTATCTTGACTTATACGCGCTTGACATATCCTTAGAAGATCATATTTCTATGGATAATCTTGATTGGCTTTCTCAACTTTCTTCGCTCAGATATCTCAACCTTGGTTTT ATTGATCTTCACGAAGAAACCAACTGGCTTTTAGCCATGCCTCCTTCATTATCAGTCCTACACTTGAGTAAATGTCAACTAACCAACATAAGCCCAACTTTAAAGCATGTCAATCTTACTTCACTTGTCACTCTTGATCTTTCTTATAACCATTTTAACTCTGAATTGCCACATTGGTTGTTTAATCTCAGTCGTGATGTCTCCTATCTTAAACTTAAAGACAATAGTTTTTACGGTGAAATACCTTCAAGTTTGTTCAACTACCAAAATTTGGAATACCTTGATCTATCAGGCAACATGTTTTCTGGTTCCATTCCTTTCACTTTGGGAAATCTCACATATTTGGTTGTTCTATGCATTGGCTATAATTCCTTTTCTGGTATAATATCTGAAATGCATTTTTCCAGACTCCACAATTTAGAAGAGTTGGACTTGAGCAAGACAAGGTTTCATTTTAGTCCTGAATGGATTCCTCTGTTTCAACTGAAAAGGCTTTATTTGGATGATACAAATCAAGGTCCTCAATTTCCACCATGGATATATACTCAAAAGTCACTTTCACATTTATGCATGTCGAGCTCAAAAATTTCATatgtagaagaagaaaagttcAGGGGTTTAATAGCCAGTATTGATGACAGGATCGATTTATCCAACAACTCAATTAGAGGAATGCTCCCGCATTTATCCCCAAAGGTCAAATATGTAGATTTCTCTCAGAACTCTTTCACAGGATCGATTCCACATGCTTGGAAGAACTTGAAACATTTGGTTTTAATTAGCTTGTGGAATAATGATTTATTCGGTGAAGCTCTTATGATACTCTCATGTTTGACGCGTTTGGCAGTTATAAACcttgaaaaaaatgatttttttggaGCTATACCAAACAACATGTCCAGAAAGTTAGAAGTGGTGATATTAAGATCTAATAAATTTGAGGGGAGTATTCCACCTCAACTGTTCCTTCTCTCTAATTTGATTCACTTGGATCTCGCCCATAATAAACTTTCAGGATCAATTCCTCAGATTACGTATAACACAAAAGAAATGATAGTAGATCATTATTATGCACCTCTCTTAGTAGATGATAGCAACATTGATTTCTATGAAAAAGGTCAAGTTTATGAATGTAAACTTGACTTCAATAGGCGAACTATTGACCTCTCAGCTAACAAGATATCTGGAGAGATTCCTACGGAATTATTTAGGCTTATTCGAGTTCAAACATTGAATTTATCTTATAATCATTTGACTGGAACTATACCTAAGACAATTGGAGGAATGAAAAATCTGGAATCTCTTGATCTCTCTAATAATAAGCTTTTTGGCGAAATTCCAGAAAACATGGCTAACTTGTCTTTTCTGAGTTATTTGAACTTATCATGCAACAATTTTTCTGGACAAATTCCAATAGGGACTCAACTTCAAAGTTTCGGTGTATCAAGCTACAATGGAAACCCGGAACTTTGTGGAGCTCCTCTTACAAAGTGTAGCATGGAAAAAAATGTTGTGAATACAATCCAACATAGAATCAATAAAGATGGTGAATTTGATGAAGAATCCGTCTATCTTGGAATGGGAGTTGGGTTTGCAGTTGgattttgtggtgtttttgcttCTTTGGTCATTTTTAGGAAATGGAGACAACTACTATCGATTGCTCAATCGAATGTATGA